gtcaattgtggaccgattttgaggtggtcccattgtcaccacgtcaagatctgatgatggaatcctagggaaatcgagggcaaacctcaaattttataagcacactttggcgattttggcatttttagcattaagatgagcatttacattcagaaagtatcatttggtaaccagGAACTGATGAAGAAGACTGTAGTAGATGACCAATTgtactcatcaaagctaagtaatgctcgctcgtatataaacgatcatgattaatatacctagataagcgactaagaagaagctttaagttaataattctttcgaactgatctgatgatttgatttgatttgatttgatttgatttatttattacctaatgaaaaaatacattataaatacatgtcaggtaattataagaaattcacaaaaggatcgtcacattgtatacaaaataataataatagtaataggtatatgatagcggtaaattaaaaaacattgtcagccaaaataaaaatagaattaaatttaaaaataataataatgctgaagccagaaggtaggcaacggaactctgttataaaacaacgtaactaagtcgtgtttgggcttaatggaatcgttgtacgatgtactttggctacgagtctttaaaaagtgagaaataaagaatttttttaacgaaacagtaaaaaccgactccaaaaaaataacaaaaaatggaaccgactacaaaacccttgaaaatatttttctaggtacgtactagctcgaagtcggtgactcagcgcGACCCAGCAGGAGGTATTGAAACTCATAGTAAGtaagtgaggtagacgactattgttccactcttgctggctcgtgctgaggcaccgacttcgagctagtacgtacctagaaaaatattatcaagggttttgtagttggttcgattttttgatattttttggagtctgttttacttttttgttaaaattttcttttaactATAGACATGTTACTTCTCTTTTAAAGCCGATTCATTTACCTGCCAAGCTTAAGTCTGTCTTAcgcaaaatattttaactttattgtTTGTCTTAACAGACAAATAATAAAGTTAGAAGATAAGTTTTAGAAGAAGGTTAGAAGAAGTATTTTGCTCCTAACGGagctgtaaataaataatgaacagtttttttctattatttaaaaatgtacgaaatCATTAGGCCTTTTTTTGCTTGCAGATTCTCCAGGCACAGCATCAAATTCACCGCAACTTTCAAAACAAGAGCCATCTATTACAGAGATAATGAAGTCACCTAGCAAAGTTGTGTTACTCCGCGTAAGTATGcttgacagcagggctactacgaaactcgaagttcgtatcgtaccgtccctctcgctctcgtattacatagtgtcagagggaccgcaccgcacgacacgaacttcagagttccgagtttcgtagttgcCCTGCTGGTTACACGTTCTTTACATTCGTACACCTTCCGTTACTGTCAATGAGCATTCATATTTTATGTACATATAATTACTTTCTGAGACATTATTTTAACACTTTTGtaattagatatttaaatttttatttatttcttaccaTTACAACTGTTCTAAGCTGAACTAATAGGTAGTGTAGACGACGCATgtacaaagtttaaataaagagtttgtatacCAACGCTGTCTAGCAATTGGCCACTAATAAAATTGGAAAGCATGCAGcgcggaaagaaaacaaaagaatatcgaGAGTGCTGTCATAGTCCTTGTCCGCGCTGCGTGTCCAgttttgcattattattaaaaacttgttttattttactaatttacacTCTAAAGATCATTATACAGTCTACAGGTAGGTAGTGGTAGAGTGTaactatttgtaataatatgtTAGGCACCATTATAATCCTAAGTTGATTTTGTTAAGTAGTAtcacgaaaaataaaattttcccataaaaaatattttaccccATCTCTTGGAATATTGAGGTACATGGGTCAAGTgtataaatatgaacttattcaaagtttcaaaaataagtaccacagactcttattccgacgcattaaggccgtagtaacatatttttgagtggtttgaatagatacttatttttgcacttgactgtacagtcagtaGCTTAAATTGAGGAGCgattgtggtgctcaaaatgatctacatgcgactactgccaaggtaataagagtcAGTAGATAATTTTTGGCATCACAACCACTCATCGATTTAATCTACTTACTCACTGAACCAGTATTTTGAAAAGAAGCTCTTTGGCAAAATGTTACTGAAATATCAGTTGGCACTGCTCGTTTTAGGTACAGTAGAAatagaaaagaagaaaaattgcGAATGTGATAACATAAATATACTAAGGACTGGACTTGCACCTGAATGcatcttctatttatgtttcaGAACATGGTAGGTCCAGGTGACGTAGACGAAGAATTAGAACCAGAAGTCAAAGATGAATGTAATACAAAATATGGTGATGTCATCAAAGTGGTCATATTCGAGCTGCCTAATGCCCCTGCGGATGAGGCTGTGAGGATATTTGTTGAGTTCAAACGAATCGAGAGTGCGATCAAGGCGGTCGTCGATCTAAATGGCAGATTCTTTGGCGGAAGACAAGTGAAAGCCGGATTTTATGACGTAGAAAAGTTCGGCACTTTACAGTTGAATGAATGATGTCATTTGTTTACCACATTAATGCTAATGttataaagaatataaattaaGATCTATCctcatttgttttattgtgcTTTATAATTTTACAGTGCTGTATTATTACTACACAAGATTTATGTAGATAGGCTCACTGATGCGAAAAAAAAGATGGTACATGGTACCTATTCCAGTGTGAACCTGAACCTAGTAGGTACTCGACTTGGTACTTTTTGTTTCTTGGTACAGATTATTTCTTGGTAAGTTAGTGCTATCGAGAATTTaggactaataaataataaatttgctgTTACTGCGCTCTAAGAAAAGGAAAGGTCAGACAGGGAATGAAGCTACATTGGATTTTTAAAAgatagttttatttacttaattactaatttttgtatgtttacATTTGCTCTACTTCCAGTGGTCATACTGGTCATATCAATTTGAAATTTGTTAATCAGTTAGCTGGCAATccaataatctggtagttctTGGTACTAGGGTCAGCACAAAgctcttaaattatctaagacGCCTATGATAGGATCATAGGATGATCTCCGCTGGAGGGAACTCTTTAACGATTACCATTAAAAAagctttcattattatttactttttatcaaATAAGATAAAATTCTGTATATTATAGATTTCATGAGCTTTAAAAACCACTTTTGTTGCAGATTTTCACACAACTAGCAAATCTAATTAATAGCCCCGCTGTGGCTGCATAACCAATGTTCCATGCCATACCTAAAACAAATATAGGTACCATAGGTACTGTTTATAAGTAATTTATAGCTGTCACACATCACCTGGAATCTTCTGGGAATAGAGACATCACCCGGAATGAACACATCACCTGGAAATGACACATCATGGAATTGACACATACTCGGATATTACAACTGAAGACGAGGCTTGAAGCCTTTATAAACCATGACCTGAAGACTTGGCTCATGCGTAATCAATTAACTGAAGACTTGGCCTCTATCTGGCCTTACTAAAACTACCaaaatgggaaaaaaatatataatgaagACTTGGCTGTATGGTGTCCAACCTTTGCCTTTTCCCCTAGAGGaaagaatattaaataaaaaaaaaaactatagctgtcaaatgtcaaatgcaTAAACTTGTCAAAAAAATGTGACGTGACATGCCAACATGACAGTTgctacaaataaactaaattcaCCTCAAATGTATTATTtccgataaaaaaaattgcgctCTACGTTGTTGGTAATTGATACCATTTTATGCTAGCATTATATGTCAATCGAGTTACCAATTGATGAAAAGTGTACAACTGGTCGTGAATGAAATGTTATCATAAGTACTAggctttttatttaatttacttcaaGTATCTCAATTTTATATGTGAATGAActatgaattagtgaataatCAAGTTTCTTCCAATTAACTTGCCTGTAAAATGACCTCTTAATGAAGTGAATTCATAGAAAAAGCTTCCAAAACcatttacttacatattattttttgtccttATGACTACTTGTTCagattttacaaaaatggctTTTTCTTGCACCCGTTATAGATTAATTGTGGTCATATTACTTTCCTTAATTATGTGGCAGTTGTTTAGTATGTTTCCGGGAGATTCAGCCAAAAGAAGTACCAAATTGGCCCAGGTAATTTTATGCAAATTTTCAAATTCCTtctattttatgtaaattctCTTTAAGTGAAGTGTGACATACTTacattttaatgtaaacatttgGTTTGATGTTAGCAaaattctaataaaaatgcaaataattataacattgccTGTTGTTGTCTTCTCATattggcttattattatttcaggAGGGAATAGTAGAACTAGAAGATGACAAATTCAACATACACAAACAGGACAAGGTCAAAGTGCGGGTGTACTATGAAGCTCTGTGTCCAGATTCTAAGCATTTCTTCATGAGGCACTTGTGGCCTGTCACTGAAAAACTTTCTGAGTTCCTAGAAATAGCTCTTATTCCTTATGGAAAAGCTACTGTAAGTAGATGCACCAACCTACTATTGTCATTATTAAAATTCAGTCAACTTTAGTGTGATtggattaatttatttgtttatacaaATTGATGCAaagttaatattatatttataggtaggtagtaaaTTAAAGGAGTCTAATTTTTCCACAATTTAAAAGGAGATAGCACTCATGTGGATTCCTTTGTTGTAGAATTGTCCGTCTATACTTAAAGGGAGCTgctatgcaaaatttcagctctgtataatatatacaacataatatatagatataatagataatagttacaaaaatagttgaaatacaaaatatgaaataaaagtaGGTCTTTAGGTCTAAAGATTTGGATGGGTGTTGATGAGTCAACCGGTCAGGACTTttcttgttttgtttatatgttATATGAGTTTACAAACTTTCTATTCCTTTTGCAGACCAAAGAAGAAAATGGACAGTATTATTTTCAATGTCAGCATGGTGAGACTGAGTGTTACGCAAACAAGATCCATGCTTGCTCTATTGAGACAATTGGCAATATGACCATGTCAGTCGAGTTTACAGAATGTATGATCTCAGACAATAATGATCCAGACGAAGCTCTCTCAAGAgtaagtaaaaatttaattttttaaacttttccttttcctaaatgtgactatgtcagcctcggGGAACCTCGGTGTATATACCTGAGGTTCCCCATGAGGCATGAGGCATGCCGCatggtgtgctaaagcctcgttaaaatattggataaaaaaaacttttccaatCCTCACTCACAACAAATATATCTGGAGACTTAATCATGACTACTATTTATTACCTCTACATTTATTTCGACCACATCTCAGCTCGATAGTCACAAGTCAACAAAAGTCTAGTCACTAGACTCTAGTGTATCATGTTCATTTGGTTCGGATAGATCACgaaattttagcaataaatggTAATTGTGATTAGATTAAGTCCCaagatacgagtatgtatactttggcgataatattataattataactagaGAGAGGaattgaagtagcgattacaagtttaatatggatatgactagtgtgattggttagatagatagatagatagatttatttattagatatcatcttgtttattggtcttacagttattttattacttacttaccgcaatgcaatcttatagataattaaatttaataaatgttattcttccaacaaatgtaaagaaaaatattt
Above is a window of Choristoneura fumiferana chromosome 18, NRCan_CFum_1, whole genome shotgun sequence DNA encoding:
- the LOC141438014 gene encoding gamma-interferon-inducible lysosomal thiol reductase-like protein encodes the protein MTTCSDFTKMAFSCTRYRLIVVILLSLIMWQLFSMFPGDSAKRSTKLAQEGIVELEDDKFNIHKQDKVKVRVYYEALCPDSKHFFMRHLWPVTEKLSEFLEIALIPYGKATTKEENGQYYFQCQHGETECYANKIHACSIETIGNMTMSVEFTECMISDNNDPDEALSRCAKSMNVDPEPISTCANNNLGSALLMKYGADTHIINPYFIPTVTLNGSKPKQTLPAILKNFLLEVCKRIAMPLPPPCL